The sequence TTCTAagctttttttaataaacatatatataatttgtacaAATATTTTAGATTATATACATGATgtatatttgaatatattttctatatatttgtggttccatttttgtatattatatataatatatttatatatatattgatatgtCAATATTTGTATAACACATGaagtttttgttttttttttttttttttttttaatggagaatatttaataatatatgaaaaaaattttatataaatatatatatatatatatatatatatatatatatatatgtatatatatttatatatacatgtatgttttttaaaaagttaaATAATTCTATAGATTATTTTCATTGTCTTCCACATATatgacataaatattttaaaatcgACATTccgatatattatatttttagacTATAATATCcgttaataataaatacacgcagtcatattatttattatacattcatttattattttgttttttttaatttcttacatataacaaaatgaaattcgcaagtaaaaaaaataatcaaaaaaattCAAGCAAAAATGACGAGCGTTATAGAGAATTAGATAATTTAGTACAAGAAGGAAGTAAGTATCCAAAAATGGAAATATGgaatgatataaatgaatagaTAAATCAACCtattggatatatatatatatatatatatatatatatatatatatatgtatacccatatgtattaattttttttttttttttttttttttttttttttttttttcccttgtCGACCTTAACAGATGGCTCACGTTTAGGTGGAGGTTCTTGTCTTGGTAAATGTGCTCATGTGTTTAAACTTATTTTTAAAGAGATTAaggataatatttttatttatattttaagtattatttatttaagtGTATGTGTaatgaataaaatttttgCTAAAAGAACTTTAAACAAAATTGGTAACTATAGTTTTGTAACATCCGAAACTCACAACTTTATTTGTATGATTATGTTCTTTATTGTTTATTCCTTATTTGGAAATAAAAAGGGAAATTCAAAAGTAAGATAAatcaatatattaaaatgatgGATTTATAAGAGAATCTATTCCACCTAccaatataaaacattacacatatatatatatatatatatatatatatatatatatatatatatatgtatgtatgttgattaatttgtttatatatttatatttatttcttatgACCTTTTTAGGAACGACACCGAAGCTTTAATTTACAATTTTTTGCTATATCCATGTTAGATGCCTGTTCAGTCATTTTGGCCTTCATAGGTCTTACAAGAACTACTGGAAATATCCAATCATTTGTTCTTCAATTAAGTATTCCTATTAATATGTTCTTCtgctttttaatattaagatATAGGTAAGTATACTATtttaaattacaaaaaaaaaaaaaaaaaaaaaaaaaaaaaaaaaaaaaaaaatataaaatatatatatatatttatatatatttatttatatatttatatatatttatttatatatttatatatttatttatttatatttatttatttactccTTTTTAGATATCACTTATACAATTATCTCGGAGcagttattattgttgtaaCAATAGCTCTTGTAGAAATGAAATTATCTTTTGAAACACAAGAAGAAAATTCTATCATATTTAATCTTGTCTTAATTAGTGCCTTAATTGtaagaaaacaaaatatataaataaataaatatatatatatatatatatatattgtaatatttaatatatattaacacttaaactttgtttttattatattaatttatattctttatcatttttttttttttttttccttcttttttttttagccTGTATGCTTTTCAAACATGACAAGGGAAatagtttttaaaaaatataagattGACATTTTAAGATTAAAtgtaagaagaaaaatataataataataatatatatattatatatatatttccttttttaccactttttttttttttattcctataacgcattataattatttctgttatttttatttcttataggCTATGGTATCCTTTTTCCAATTGTTCACTTCTTGTCTTATATTACCTGTATACACCCTTCCATTTTTAAAACAACGTAAGAATTAATtaggaaagaaaaaataaaataaaatgaaatgtgcccatatatatatatatatatatgtatgtatgtataattttccCTTTTTAGTTCATTTAccatataatgaaatatggacaaatataaaaaatggttTCGCATGTTTATTCTTGGGAAGAAACACAGTCGTAGAGGTAAAA is a genomic window of Plasmodium falciparum 3D7 genome assembly, chromosome: 7 containing:
- a CDS encoding chloroquine resistance transporter gives rise to the protein MKFASKKNNQKNSSKNDERYRELDNLVQEGNGSRLGGGSCLGKCAHVFKLIFKEIKDNIFIYILSIIYLSVCVMNKIFAKRTLNKIGNYSFVTSETHNFICMIMFFIVYSLFGNKKGNSKERHRSFNLQFFAISMLDACSVILAFIGLTRTTGNIQSFVLQLSIPINMFFCFLILRYRYHLYNYLGAVIIVVTIALVEMKLSFETQEENSIIFNLVLISALIPVCFSNMTREIVFKKYKIDILRLNAMVSFFQLFTSCLILPVYTLPFLKQLHLPYNEIWTNIKNGFACLFLGRNTVVENCGLGMAKLCDDCDGAWKTFALFSFFNICDNLITSYIIDKFSTMTYTIVSCIQGPAIAIAYYFKFLAGDVVREPRLLDFVTLFGYLFGSIIYRVGNIILERKKMRNEENEDSEGELTNVDSIITQ